Proteins co-encoded in one Maylandia zebra isolate NMK-2024a linkage group LG16, Mzebra_GT3a, whole genome shotgun sequence genomic window:
- the slc12a8 gene encoding solute carrier family 12 member 8 isoform X1, with protein MFVIILRLFIWKQKPLRCEILDFKPLKLFFYSGVPELTAAMETLPAGWTVYTCEQERAETGLLKGESDDTKENTHIQDLFHEDAKGFQQSNQPWWRIKVFVWEPVLFGTWDGVFTTCMINIFGVVLFLRTGYLVGNTGVLLGMVLVSMVVLVALVTVMSGIGVSEHCGVGSGGIYSMISTILGGRVGGTVGLLYVFGQCVAGAMYITGFSESVAELLGLQTQWAVRCMSAAVLLGLLGINLAGVKWIVRLQLLLLAVLAISTLDFVIGTFTHLDPEHGFIGYSAGLLSSNTMPDYTTGENFFTVFGVFFPAATGVMAGFNMSSDLQRPEHNIPVGTLAAVFTSWFLYLVFVFLLGAICTREALRCDFLIAEKVSLVGFLFLLGLYISSLASCMGGLYGAPRILQCIAQERVIPCLAFLGRGKGPNKTPVAAIFLTSLVTMAFIFIGQVNVLAPIVTINFMLTYSFVDYSYFSVAMTSHLQNKDKRDTAIVGKRNQRRSTRHSSTSLIQANLPNYGSDGGSPQSKGTLLEFTRDMDQIFPPVSNVDSAAEKTSCMQDMYNTSKNRKATAKQKLMDSFGLDSNSSVSSEEKEEGTSSASLAEEDQGPGGGGELKAGEEPQITGYKDIGHVEQDLPAETHNYSTGTGDKAEHQSFEIQPKHNSFYAKLCNRWIALIGALSSILIMFVIQWVYALTNIIFALLLFFYIGKTSPGLPRGIAAQFSFFTWFKSTLSSICSRKASPRDEIVVTPSLSGTLGLKTKQLTEENADFASRHRCHQSSFIRADNMVQPPFH; from the exons ATGTTTGTTATAATTCTTCGTTTATTTATCTGGAAACAGAAGCCTCTGAG atgTGAAATCCTGGACTTTAAACctctaaaactttttttttattcaggagTGCCGGAATTAACT GCTGCAATGGAAACCCTGCCAGCCGGTTGGAcggtgtacacctgtgagcaggAAAGAGCTGAGACAGGCCTGTTGAAGGGAGAATCTGACGATactaaagaaaacacacatattcAAGATCTGTTCCATGAAGATGCAAAG gGTTTTCAGCAGTCTAATCAGCCATGGTGGAGGATCAAAGTATTTGTGTGGGAGCCGGTGCTTTTTGGCACCTGGGATGGAGTCTTCACCACCTGCATGATCAACATCTTTGGTGTGGTTCTGTTCCTGCGTACTGGCTACCTGGTG GGGAACACAGGAGTGCTGCTTGGGATGGTTCTCGTCTCCATGGTTGTGTTGGTTGCTTTAGTGACAGTTATGTCAGGAATCGGAGTGTCTGAACACTGTGGTGTTGGGAGTGGAGGAATCTACTCCATGATCTCTACCATCCTAGGGGGAAGGGTCGGGGGCACTGTTGGCCTCCTTTATGTGTTTGGGCAG TGCGTCGCTGGGGCGATGTACATCACGGGGTTCTCCGAGTCAGTGGCAGAACTGCTGGGTCTTCAGACTCAGTGGGCGGTGCGCTGCATGTCAGCAGCAGTGCTGCTAGGTCTGCTTGGAATCAACTTGGCTGGTGTCAAGTGGATTGTCAGACTTCAGCTGCTCCTCCTGGCTGTTCTGGCCATCTCTACCCTGGACTTTGTCATTGGCACATTCACACACCTTGACCCAG AGCACGGTTTCATTGGTTATTCAGCTGGGCTGCTCAGTAGCAACACTATGCCAGATTATACCACTGGGGAAAACTTCTTTACAGTATTTGGGGTTTTCTTCCCTGCTGCTACAG GGGTTATGGCAGGCTTCAACATGAGCTCAGACCTTCAGCGACCTGAGCACAACATCCCCGTGGGAACACTAGCAGCTGTCTTCACCTC GTGGTTCCTGTATCTGGTCTTTGTCTTTCTCCTGGGGGCCATCTGCACCAGAGAAGCTCTACGCTGTGACTTCTTGATAGCTGAAAAG GTCTCCTTGGtgggtttcctctttctgctggGCCTCTACATCTCCTCCCTGGCTTCCTGCATGGGCGGCCTGTATGGAGCACCCAGGATCCTTCAGTGCATCGCCCAGGAGAGGGTCATTCCCTGTCTGGCCTTTTTGGGAAGAGGG AAAGGCCCAAACAAGACCCCGGTGGCGGCTATCTTTCTGACGAGCCTGGTGACAATGGCCTTCATTTTCATCGGCCAAGTCAACGTACTGGCGCCCATCGTCACCATCAACTTCATGCTCACCTACAGCTTTGTCGACTACTCCTACTTCAGCGTGGCCATGACCTCCCACCTTCAGAATAAAGATAAGAGGGACACCGCCATAGTGGGCAAAAGAAACCAGCGCAGGTCCACCAGGCACAGCAGCACGTCACTGATTCAAGCCAATCTTCCAAACTATGGCAGTGATGGCGGGAGTCCGCAGAGTAAAGGCACTCTGCTGGAGTTCACTAGGGACATGGACCAGATATTTCCACCTGTTTCAAATGTGGACTCTGCAGCTGAGAAGACCTCCTGCATGCAAGACATGTACAACACATCCAAGAACAGAAAGGCTACTGCTAAGCAGAAGCTAATGGACAGCTTTGGTTTGGACTCGAactccagtgtttcctcagaagagaaagaagaggggACAAGTTCTGCTTCACTAGCAGAGGAAGACCAGGGGCcgggtggaggaggagagctCAAGGCTGGAGAGGAGCCTCAAATCACGGGCTATAAAGATATTGGTCACGTTGAGCAGGATTTGCCTGCTGAGACTCACAATTACAGCACAG GCACTGGAGATAAAGCAGAACACCAAAGCTTTGAAATCCAACCCAAGCACAATTCCTTCTATGCAAAGTTGTGTAACCGCTGGATCGCTCTCATTGGG gcATTGAGCTCCATATTGATTATGTTTGTTATTCAATGGGTTTATGCCTTAACAAACATAATATTTGCCTTGCTGCTCTTCTTCTACATCGGGAAAACAAGTCCTGGACTACCAAGAG GAATTGCAGCtcagttcagctttttcacgtGGTTCAAATCAACACTGAGTAGCATTTGCAG TAGAAAAGCATCACCCCGGGATGAGATCGTAGTGACGCCCTCTTTGTCTGGGACTCTGGGGCTGAAAACCAAGCAGCTGACGGAGGAAAATGCTGACTTTGCCTCTCGTCACCGCTGTCATCAATCGTCGTTCATCAGGGCCGACAATATGGTCCAACCACCATTTCACTGA